In Ferribacterium limneticum, a genomic segment contains:
- a CDS encoding Hcp family type VI secretion system effector, giving the protein MNTDSKPQRFLFSALAGVILLASSLPAIAANDYFLKFDGIDGSSVQKGHEKAIEFDSFNWGISIARPPIGSGGGAGKAVFSDFFWTQDPVDSSAGGLSTALWNGKSIATAVVDFTTQVGSGQSQTYFRLSFENVFITDLDFSASNDSFVNLAGSFAYDKVTLDYWSQDKTGKFVKTSTASYDLRDGTGSVPAVATLFAQGVAGPQATVVPEPESYAMFLAGLGLLGAVARRRRIRA; this is encoded by the coding sequence ATGAACACCGACTCAAAACCCCAGCGCTTCCTGTTTTCCGCTCTTGCCGGCGTTATCTTGCTGGCCAGCAGTTTGCCGGCCATCGCGGCGAACGATTATTTTCTGAAGTTTGATGGGATCGACGGCAGTAGCGTTCAGAAAGGCCACGAAAAAGCGATTGAATTCGATTCGTTCAACTGGGGAATCTCGATTGCCCGCCCCCCAATTGGTTCTGGTGGCGGCGCCGGGAAAGCTGTTTTCTCGGATTTTTTCTGGACTCAGGATCCGGTCGATAGCAGTGCTGGCGGGTTGTCCACCGCGCTGTGGAATGGCAAGTCGATTGCGACGGCCGTCGTCGATTTCACAACACAGGTTGGCAGTGGACAAAGTCAGACATATTTTCGCCTGAGTTTTGAGAACGTATTCATAACCGATCTGGATTTCTCGGCGAGCAACGACAGCTTTGTCAATCTGGCAGGAAGTTTTGCCTATGACAAGGTCACGCTGGATTACTGGTCGCAGGACAAGACCGGAAAATTCGTCAAAACCTCGACAGCTTCTTACGATTTGAGAGATGGAACTGGCTCCGTTCCAGCGGTTGCGACCCTATTTGCTCAGGGCGTTGCCGGGCCGCAGGCTACCGTGGTGCCTGAGCCGGAAAGCTACGCCATGTTTCTGGCCGGTCTGGGCCTTTTGGGGGCGGTTGCCCGGCGTCGGCGCATCCGCGCCTGA